Proteins co-encoded in one Roseimicrobium gellanilyticum genomic window:
- a CDS encoding ribulokinase, with protein MASSSSPAYALGIDYGTNSCRSLLVDLKDGREVGSTVFNYPSGDLGVLTDPRDPNVARQNPQDYLDGLEAVVRGALEQAKANVAGFDAAQVVGIGIDTTGSTPIPVNQEGTPLGLLPEFKGNLNAMVWLWKDHTAHAEAAEITKLGNEIRPQIMAKCGGIYSSEWYWSKILRLRRHDPKVFEAGYSFVEHCDWLPAVLAGDTNPLTLKRSVCAAGHKAMFSTEWGGLPDKEFLAKLDPALADLRDRLYSEAHVADTKAGNLCAAWAQRLGLKEGIAIAVGAFDAHMGAVGAGIKEGTIVKILGTSTCDLMIAPDSKPLADIPGVCGIVNGSVVGGHFGIEAGQSAVGDIFLWFVNNLVPDSYGATPGDKFVKMEAAMSGQKPGASGLLALDWNNGNRTVLVDHRLTGLLLGQTLHTKAHEVYRAYIEATAFGALTIINRIEEYGVPVLEVVNTGGLSIKNATLMQIYADILGRPMKVSRSEQTCALGAAIFGAAAAGAGTVADIQSRVTATREKVYYPISENQTVYAELYSLYRTLHDAFGTAAWQGGLYDVMKRLLEIRARQR; from the coding sequence ATGGCTTCCTCATCTTCTCCCGCTTACGCTCTCGGCATCGACTATGGCACGAACTCGTGCCGCTCGCTATTGGTAGACCTCAAGGATGGCCGCGAGGTGGGGTCGACGGTCTTCAACTATCCCTCCGGTGACCTCGGGGTGCTGACGGATCCGCGGGACCCGAATGTGGCGCGGCAGAATCCGCAGGACTATCTGGATGGCCTGGAGGCCGTGGTGCGCGGCGCGCTGGAGCAGGCGAAGGCGAATGTAGCAGGCTTCGATGCCGCGCAGGTGGTGGGCATTGGCATCGATACGACGGGCAGCACGCCCATTCCGGTGAACCAGGAAGGCACGCCGTTGGGATTGCTGCCGGAGTTCAAGGGCAACCTGAACGCGATGGTATGGCTGTGGAAGGATCATACGGCACATGCGGAGGCGGCGGAGATCACGAAGCTGGGCAATGAAATCCGCCCGCAGATCATGGCGAAGTGCGGGGGTATCTATTCCTCCGAGTGGTACTGGAGCAAGATCCTGCGCCTGCGCCGGCATGACCCGAAGGTCTTCGAAGCGGGGTACAGCTTCGTGGAGCATTGCGACTGGCTCCCGGCGGTGCTGGCGGGCGATACGAATCCCCTCACCCTGAAACGCAGCGTGTGCGCGGCGGGACACAAGGCCATGTTCAGCACGGAATGGGGCGGCCTGCCTGACAAGGAATTCCTTGCGAAGCTGGACCCGGCGCTCGCCGACCTGCGTGACCGTCTCTACAGCGAGGCTCATGTGGCGGATACGAAGGCGGGCAACCTGTGCGCGGCATGGGCGCAGCGCCTTGGCCTGAAGGAGGGCATCGCGATTGCTGTGGGTGCCTTCGATGCGCACATGGGCGCGGTGGGTGCGGGCATCAAGGAAGGGACGATTGTGAAGATTCTAGGCACAAGCACCTGCGACCTGATGATCGCGCCGGACAGCAAGCCGCTGGCGGACATCCCGGGTGTGTGCGGCATCGTGAATGGCTCGGTCGTCGGCGGGCACTTCGGCATCGAGGCAGGCCAGAGCGCCGTGGGTGACATCTTCCTGTGGTTCGTGAACAACCTCGTGCCGGACAGCTACGGCGCGACGCCGGGTGACAAGTTTGTCAAAATGGAGGCCGCCATGTCCGGGCAGAAGCCGGGCGCGTCTGGTCTGCTGGCGCTGGACTGGAACAACGGGAACCGCACCGTGCTGGTGGACCATCGCCTCACCGGCCTGCTGCTGGGGCAGACACTCCACACGAAGGCGCATGAGGTGTACCGCGCGTACATCGAAGCGACGGCGTTTGGCGCGTTGACCATCATCAACCGCATCGAAGAGTACGGCGTGCCCGTACTGGAAGTGGTGAACACGGGCGGGCTGAGCATCAAGAACGCGACGCTCATGCAGATCTACGCGGACATCCTGGGTCGCCCCATGAAGGTGAGCCGCAGTGAGCAAACCTGTGCGCTGGGTGCAGCGATTTTCGGTGCGGCAGCCGCGGGTGCAGGCACGGTGGCGGACATCCAGTCTCGCGTGACGGCGACTAGAGAAAAGGTGTATTACCCAATTTCTGAAAACCAGACAGTATACGCGGAGTTGTATTCGTTGTATCGTACTCTGCATGACGCCTTTGGCACTGCTGCATGGCAGGGCGGGCTGTACGATGTGATGAAACGACTTTTGGAGATTCGCGCGAGACAACGATGA
- the araD gene encoding L-ribulose-5-phosphate 4-epimerase AraD yields the protein MLDALKKEVCEANRALETSGLVKLTWGNVSGIDRLQGLWCIKPSGVAYGDLKPEQMVVLDMEGNVTKHGSALRPSSDTKTHLHLYREFIHIGGITHTHSVYATMFAQASRELPCFGTTHADHFYGTVPVARALTPEEVADDYEHHTGVAIVERFWELGLDPVEMPAVLQAHHAPFTWGKNAMDSLKNSIALEMCAQMALGSMTLHPGLGKIPQHILEKHHLRKHGPGAYYGQQGAN from the coding sequence ATACTGGATGCACTGAAGAAGGAAGTTTGCGAGGCCAACCGTGCACTGGAGACCTCCGGGCTGGTGAAGCTGACGTGGGGCAATGTGAGCGGCATCGACCGCCTGCAGGGACTGTGGTGCATCAAGCCCAGTGGCGTGGCCTACGGGGACCTGAAGCCGGAGCAGATGGTGGTGCTGGACATGGAGGGGAATGTGACAAAGCACGGCAGCGCCCTGCGCCCCTCCTCCGATACGAAGACGCACCTGCATCTGTACCGCGAGTTCATCCACATCGGCGGCATCACTCACACGCACTCGGTGTATGCCACCATGTTTGCCCAGGCCTCGCGTGAACTGCCGTGTTTTGGCACCACGCATGCGGACCACTTCTACGGCACGGTGCCGGTGGCACGCGCGCTGACGCCGGAGGAAGTGGCGGACGATTACGAACACCACACCGGTGTGGCGATTGTGGAGCGCTTCTGGGAACTGGGGCTCGACCCCGTGGAGATGCCCGCTGTGCTGCAGGCACACCATGCCCCCTTCACCTGGGGCAAGAACGCGATGGACTCCCTGAAGAACAGCATCGCCCTCGAGATGTGCGCACAAATGGCGCTGGGCTCCATGACGCTGCACCCGGGACTCGGAAAGATCCCGCAGCACATCCTGGAGAAGCACCACCTGCGGAAGCACGGCCCCGGAGCGTACTACGGGCAGCAGGGGGCGAATTGA
- a CDS encoding ATP-binding cassette domain-containing protein produces the protein MLELKNISLSLDRDGEAHALLDDITFSIPAGHLLAIVGPSGCGKTTLMKTVAGLKHHDHGEIHWEGRNVEDEKDLHPSELGYVPQFSIAHDLLTVEECVASAVALRTRQPDEETAWALVETTLQQTGLTTLAERQVKVLSGGQRRRLGLALELVTNPTLLLCDEVTSGLDPKSEREITQLLHDLARSNPRRIVINVTHSLTNLSLFDTILVLHEGRVVYHGPPRALSHYFSVEQAEEIYPKLARRSSERWAESWGRHRDAYYATYGLAPKKDESRDKEKDKESSTGDLKAVGDREPDRIKLPSAATFPDEAEKEKEEEDEGDDWSKYKKRREKKQREEAREHVKSKKKDDDEGEEESAHPEVSEDHRLPGVIAQTRELLRRRWTIFWRDKTQLWLQLAMTLGFPLLVVIFGIEPIPQVRQLSVRQDTNMIANAKEQEAYNQSQLRAGSLVSGLILMQVVLVTLMASNNAAREIAGERDILERERLGGLRATSYVLSKVLFLGTFVLVQALWMGLFVEMVCSGIPGDLVVKLIMLVMASGAMTFVCLGISAIMRSPEKATILSIYLVGFQLPLSGALLALPNFIAPAVKPFIAAYWAWAGSLNSMKSTSFYDAVKVVINTGLEPWTLATFALGLHILVGLALTYAGTKNSQWD, from the coding sequence ATGCTCGAACTCAAGAACATCTCGCTCAGTCTGGATCGTGACGGTGAAGCTCATGCGCTGCTGGACGACATCACCTTCAGCATCCCCGCGGGGCACCTGCTGGCCATCGTGGGACCTTCCGGCTGCGGGAAGACCACGTTGATGAAGACCGTCGCCGGGCTGAAGCACCATGACCACGGCGAGATCCACTGGGAGGGTCGCAATGTGGAGGATGAAAAGGACCTGCACCCCTCCGAGCTCGGGTATGTACCGCAGTTCAGCATTGCGCACGATTTGCTCACCGTGGAGGAGTGCGTGGCCAGCGCGGTGGCCCTGCGCACCCGCCAGCCAGATGAGGAGACCGCGTGGGCGCTCGTGGAGACCACGCTGCAACAGACGGGCCTCACCACGCTGGCAGAGCGGCAGGTGAAGGTGCTCTCCGGTGGCCAGCGTCGCCGCCTGGGCCTTGCCCTGGAACTGGTGACCAATCCCACCCTGCTGCTCTGCGATGAAGTCACCAGCGGCCTCGACCCGAAGAGTGAGCGCGAAATCACCCAGCTCCTGCATGACCTGGCGCGCAGCAATCCGCGCCGCATCGTCATCAATGTCACGCACAGTCTGACGAATCTCTCCCTCTTTGATACCATCCTGGTCCTGCATGAGGGCCGCGTGGTGTATCATGGTCCACCGCGCGCTCTATCCCACTACTTCAGCGTGGAGCAGGCGGAGGAGATCTATCCGAAGCTCGCCCGCCGCAGCTCGGAACGCTGGGCCGAGTCCTGGGGCCGCCATCGCGATGCCTACTACGCCACGTATGGCCTCGCTCCGAAGAAGGACGAATCCAGGGACAAGGAGAAAGACAAGGAATCCTCCACGGGCGACCTCAAGGCGGTGGGAGATCGTGAGCCGGACCGCATCAAGCTGCCCTCTGCCGCCACTTTCCCCGATGAGGCTGAGAAGGAGAAAGAGGAGGAGGACGAGGGTGATGACTGGTCCAAGTACAAGAAGCGTCGCGAGAAGAAGCAGCGTGAGGAGGCCCGCGAACACGTCAAGAGCAAGAAGAAGGACGATGACGAGGGTGAGGAAGAAAGCGCGCACCCCGAAGTCTCTGAGGATCACCGGCTCCCCGGTGTGATTGCGCAGACGCGCGAGTTGCTCCGCCGCCGCTGGACCATTTTCTGGAGGGATAAGACCCAACTCTGGCTGCAACTGGCGATGACCCTCGGTTTCCCGCTGCTGGTGGTCATCTTTGGCATCGAGCCCATTCCACAAGTGCGCCAGCTCTCCGTGCGGCAGGATACCAACATGATCGCGAATGCCAAGGAACAGGAGGCCTACAACCAAAGCCAGCTCAGGGCGGGTAGTCTTGTCTCCGGCCTCATCCTGATGCAGGTGGTGCTCGTCACGCTCATGGCATCAAACAATGCCGCGCGTGAAATCGCCGGTGAACGGGACATCCTCGAGCGTGAGCGTCTTGGCGGGTTGCGAGCCACCAGCTATGTCCTGAGCAAAGTATTGTTCCTCGGCACCTTCGTCCTCGTGCAGGCATTATGGATGGGCCTCTTCGTGGAGATGGTCTGTAGCGGCATCCCGGGTGATCTCGTGGTCAAGCTCATCATGCTCGTCATGGCATCCGGCGCCATGACCTTCGTATGCCTGGGCATCTCTGCGATTATGCGTTCTCCGGAGAAGGCGACCATCCTCTCCATCTACCTCGTGGGCTTCCAGCTTCCCTTGAGTGGTGCGCTGCTCGCCCTTCCCAACTTCATCGCGCCCGCCGTGAAGCCCTTCATCGCCGCATACTGGGCTTGGGCCGGAAGCCTGAACTCCATGAAGAGCACCAGCTTCTATGATGCCGTGAAGGTCGTGATCAACACCGGCCTGGAGCCCTGGACCCTCGCCACCTTTGCCCTCGGCCTGCATATCCTGGTGGGCCTTGCCTTGACCTACGCCGGCACGAAGAACTCGCAGTGGGACTGA
- a CDS encoding ferritin-like domain-containing protein has translation MKLENLHDVLVHELRDLYSAEKQLTKALPKMAKAASNPDLAAGFEKHLEQTEEHVNRLESIFKELEVSSRGEKCKGMEGLIKEGSKVLEEDAPGAVTDALLISAAQRVEHYEIAGYGSAISFAELLGQGNIAKILRETLDEEKATDKKLTEIAETAVNLEAEAPATTA, from the coding sequence ATGAAACTCGAAAACCTACACGACGTCCTCGTTCACGAACTGCGAGATCTCTATAGCGCCGAGAAACAACTCACCAAGGCGCTTCCCAAGATGGCCAAGGCTGCCTCCAATCCCGACCTCGCCGCCGGATTTGAAAAACACCTCGAACAGACCGAGGAACATGTGAACCGCCTGGAGAGCATCTTCAAGGAACTGGAAGTCTCCAGCCGCGGCGAAAAATGCAAGGGCATGGAAGGCCTCATCAAGGAGGGTTCCAAGGTCCTCGAAGAAGACGCGCCCGGTGCCGTCACCGATGCCCTGCTGATCTCTGCCGCCCAACGCGTGGAGCATTATGAAATCGCCGGCTACGGCAGCGCCATCAGCTTTGCTGAGCTGCTGGGGCAGGGGAACATCGCGAAGATACTTCGCGAGACTCTCGATGAGGAAAAAGCGACTGACAAGAAGCTCACAGAAATCGCCGAGACAGCCGTGAACCTCGAAGCCGAAGCCCCGGCGACCACCGCATAG
- a CDS encoding host attachment protein — MAKKHLPDLIIAADRGRFIAYTPNESGSLKALSIAEIPEGLNKLSEQVTDKAGAFPMMGPNRGSGVNGTFTGSAERLTLEAEIEMQSFRKVASNIESLVSRRQPKSWGFAAPSEINGAILDGVGLQAKQNLVTNLRQDLVNVPADQIAKKFSNGV, encoded by the coding sequence ATGGCCAAGAAACACCTTCCTGATTTGATCATCGCCGCGGATCGCGGCCGCTTCATTGCCTATACTCCGAACGAATCCGGCTCGCTCAAAGCACTGAGTATTGCAGAGATTCCCGAAGGGCTGAACAAGCTCAGCGAACAGGTCACGGACAAGGCCGGGGCATTTCCGATGATGGGACCGAACCGCGGGAGTGGCGTGAATGGCACCTTCACTGGTTCTGCGGAGCGGCTCACGCTCGAAGCAGAAATCGAGATGCAATCCTTCCGCAAGGTGGCATCAAACATCGAGTCGCTCGTTTCACGGCGTCAGCCCAAGTCCTGGGGATTCGCCGCGCCTTCAGAAATCAATGGCGCCATCCTTGATGGGGTGGGCCTGCAGGCGAAGCAAAACCTGGTGACAAACCTGCGACAGGACCTGGTGAATGTGCCTGCGGACCAGATCGCGAAGAAGTTCAGCAATGGCGTGTGA
- a CDS encoding DUF3307 domain-containing protein has translation MLEFTQHPQTLVQGLVLLFALAIGHSLADYPLQGDFLAIHKNRHVKHPAQSRDFPPTLWIHCLLAHSLIHAGFVWVITGNVFFALAETILHFIIDAVKCERITSYHTDQLLHLGCKVLYVVAAMMMSRG, from the coding sequence ATGCTCGAATTCACGCAGCACCCCCAGACTCTTGTGCAAGGCCTGGTGCTGCTGTTCGCGTTGGCCATTGGCCATTCCCTGGCAGACTATCCGCTGCAGGGTGACTTCCTCGCGATTCACAAGAACCGCCACGTGAAGCACCCGGCCCAGAGCCGCGACTTCCCGCCCACGCTCTGGATTCACTGCCTGCTGGCCCACAGCCTCATCCATGCCGGCTTTGTCTGGGTGATCACGGGAAATGTCTTCTTCGCCCTCGCGGAAACCATTCTGCATTTCATCATCGATGCCGTGAAGTGCGAACGCATCACCAGCTACCATACGGACCAGCTCCTGCACTTGGGCTGCAAGGTGCTGTATGTCGTCGCGGCCATGATGATGAGCAGGGGGTAG
- a CDS encoding Crp/Fnr family transcriptional regulator — translation MSAEFSTPELPAKGIIEPLGDDDRLLLSSYGEFLPVHERQVLIEEGHQQNSLFYVISGTLHATTTRSGRPVLLGRIGPGETIGEINIFHPGLASATVTAIEFSQIWRIDRQSLEDFMNVSPLPASHLLIGISSTLSRRLRETNDKVAMMHQI, via the coding sequence ATGAGCGCCGAATTTTCGACTCCGGAACTCCCTGCCAAGGGCATCATCGAACCGCTCGGCGACGACGACCGCCTGCTCCTGAGCAGCTATGGAGAATTCCTCCCGGTACATGAGCGCCAGGTGCTGATTGAAGAGGGACACCAGCAGAACTCCCTGTTCTACGTGATCAGTGGCACGCTGCATGCCACCACCACCCGCAGCGGGCGCCCGGTGCTTCTGGGCCGCATCGGACCCGGCGAGACCATCGGTGAGATCAATATCTTCCACCCAGGCCTGGCCAGCGCCACGGTGACTGCCATTGAGTTTTCCCAGATCTGGCGCATCGACCGGCAGAGCCTGGAGGACTTCATGAATGTGAGCCCGCTCCCGGCCTCCCACCTGCTCATCGGCATTTCCAGCACATTGAGCCGCCGTCTCCGTGAGACGAATGACAAGGTGGCCATGATGCACCAAATCTAG
- a CDS encoding radical SAM protein has translation MSDRVFSVILLPTSECNVACDYCFEHKEKHRLSRLMVPLLTKRLLEHMKHAGYDECEIYWQGGEAMLMGPQWFADTGAYMARAAHEAGRRFTHYLQTNLISYSSAWKEVILGLFQGELGTSMDYPNPHRKLFSGSAEAYTDLWTKRLAEARRDGIQIGVIAVLHQGSIDVGAEAFYRYYTEVLGLENFQVNTPFPGGPAHEVEGQFRLENGQLAAFLVDLFDIWMRDGYDRGVKLGPFDALMDHFEGRAARLPCIWKENCSNQFISVDSKGTVAQCDCWVTSYPEYFFGNLFQEPSLSRMLETSPARRAFVERPGRLVEDEDCLECRYLSICHGGCPVRAYSATGSLVKKDPYCEVYKAVFSTAENHARKLLRKPSPTRWEPVRPSLGALATSRRI, from the coding sequence ATGAGCGATCGTGTCTTCAGTGTGATCCTGCTGCCGACGTCCGAGTGCAACGTCGCCTGTGACTACTGCTTTGAGCACAAGGAAAAGCACCGCCTCTCCCGGCTCATGGTGCCACTCCTCACGAAGCGCCTGCTGGAGCACATGAAGCATGCGGGCTATGACGAGTGCGAGATCTACTGGCAGGGTGGGGAGGCCATGCTCATGGGGCCGCAGTGGTTCGCGGACACCGGCGCCTACATGGCCCGGGCCGCACACGAGGCTGGCAGGCGCTTCACACACTACCTCCAGACGAATCTCATCAGCTACTCCTCCGCTTGGAAAGAGGTCATCCTCGGCCTCTTTCAAGGGGAGCTGGGCACTTCGATGGACTACCCGAACCCGCACCGGAAGCTCTTCAGCGGCAGCGCGGAGGCTTACACGGACCTCTGGACCAAGCGGCTGGCCGAAGCCCGACGGGACGGCATCCAGATCGGCGTCATCGCCGTGCTGCATCAGGGCAGTATCGATGTGGGGGCGGAGGCCTTCTACCGCTACTACACGGAAGTATTGGGACTGGAGAACTTCCAGGTGAATACCCCCTTTCCCGGTGGCCCGGCGCATGAGGTGGAGGGCCAGTTCCGCCTGGAGAATGGCCAGCTCGCCGCATTCCTCGTGGACCTCTTCGACATCTGGATGAGGGACGGCTACGACCGCGGGGTGAAGCTCGGTCCCTTCGATGCGCTCATGGACCACTTTGAGGGGCGTGCGGCTCGCCTGCCTTGCATCTGGAAGGAGAATTGCTCAAACCAGTTCATCTCTGTCGACTCGAAGGGGACCGTGGCGCAGTGCGATTGCTGGGTCACCAGCTACCCGGAGTACTTCTTTGGGAATCTGTTTCAGGAACCCAGCCTCTCCCGGATGCTGGAGACCAGCCCCGCGCGCCGGGCCTTTGTGGAGCGACCGGGCAGGCTCGTGGAGGACGAGGATTGCCTGGAGTGCCGCTACCTCTCCATCTGCCATGGGGGCTGCCCGGTACGCGCCTACAGCGCCACCGGCAGTCTAGTGAAGAAAGACCCCTACTGCGAGGTGTACAAGGCGGTCTTCTCCACCGCCGAGAACCATGCCCGGAAACTTTTGCGCAAACCCTCCCCGACGCGATGGGAGCCGGTCAGGCCGTCCCTCGGGGCTCTGGCGACAAGTCGAAGAATTTAG
- a CDS encoding nuclear transport factor 2 family protein → MRRRTAVLSALTGLAYAAASTTKVPAAEEGSAVNPELEKVKALLKAHDEALKGHDLEGVLKTFAKKGAVMGTGPGEIWSGTEELKDAYTHFFESFDKGEQQFEYQHKFGGLNGDMGWLMASGNVNGKLKGKEVSLPLNISITAAKEEGAWKIFSLHFSTLTSGEEKK, encoded by the coding sequence ATGAGACGTCGAACAGCCGTGCTCTCTGCGCTTACAGGACTGGCGTACGCAGCTGCCAGCACCACGAAGGTACCCGCGGCGGAGGAGGGCTCCGCAGTCAATCCGGAACTGGAAAAGGTCAAGGCCCTGCTGAAGGCCCACGATGAAGCCCTGAAGGGGCACGACCTCGAAGGTGTGCTCAAGACATTTGCCAAAAAAGGAGCCGTCATGGGCACCGGTCCGGGTGAAATCTGGAGCGGGACAGAAGAGCTGAAGGATGCCTACACGCACTTCTTTGAGTCCTTTGACAAGGGCGAGCAGCAGTTTGAGTACCAGCACAAGTTTGGCGGGCTCAACGGGGACATGGGCTGGCTCATGGCCAGCGGAAACGTGAATGGGAAGCTGAAGGGCAAGGAAGTATCCCTCCCGCTGAACATTTCCATCACGGCCGCGAAGGAGGAGGGAGCGTGGAAAATTTTCTCCCTGCACTTCTCCACGCTCACGAGCGGTGAGGAGAAGAAATAA
- a CDS encoding DoxX family membrane protein → MSEESNDRSFRLDLAFAHLLLRLWVAERLIMAGVDKFRKGATADGATFNMENYKAKSAQIADLMASNSFLPKWMCEQYAMGIGFALLGVGAWVLIGLFTEFSLLAAGLVFLSLGFGLAALPDDTEVVYIGVSILITATALMTAKAKQISLDGLLFRRKAD, encoded by the coding sequence ATGTCCGAAGAGAGCAACGACCGTTCATTCCGCCTCGATCTCGCTTTTGCCCACCTGCTTCTCCGCCTCTGGGTAGCTGAGCGTCTCATCATGGCCGGCGTCGACAAATTCCGCAAAGGCGCGACCGCGGACGGCGCCACCTTCAACATGGAAAATTACAAGGCCAAGAGCGCGCAGATCGCGGATCTCATGGCCAGCAACAGTTTCCTGCCCAAGTGGATGTGTGAGCAGTATGCCATGGGCATCGGCTTCGCCCTCCTCGGCGTAGGCGCCTGGGTCCTCATCGGTCTCTTCACCGAGTTCAGCCTTCTGGCCGCCGGCCTCGTCTTCCTGTCCCTCGGCTTCGGCCTGGCAGCCCTGCCGGACGACACGGAAGTGGTCTACATCGGCGTTTCCATCCTGATCACCGCCACGGCGCTCATGACCGCCAAGGCCAAGCAGATCTCGCTGGATGGTCTTCTCTTCCGTCGCAAGGCAGACTAA
- a CDS encoding Gfo/Idh/MocA family protein gives MNATPLSSEPSGLSRFMDRRGFIRTSAAAAGGGLLLATSKSAMAQASAAGRKIKCALVGCGAQGDALRTASKTVDGIHWVAVADIWKYNRTPMARRMALENKHQVEGAVNEYETIEELLDKETSIEAVFVATPDFLHAPFSRLALEKGKSVYCEKMMSNTIEGARDMVKAGRENKGIFQIGHQRHSNPRYINLRDNVIRKNELLGRVTHCYGQWNRGVSASVPLGVPKNQDIPQEMLSKYGYVDMLQFRNWRFFKQYGAGPLSDLGAHQIDMFNWMYDATPVSIIATGGVDYYDGSTGEDGQPKAKFELPDNVMCLYEFKLPSGTMRAYYQVLTTTGSQGFYEKHMGVKGSAIISEAAMYNQVYAEPGNDWTKFSEGPKPFIAKAQDKIKNKFWEQSRNWEKPKPPSYTKVSAADVRESKALDQWELNVTLDERPHAPHIRNFIESVQTNDPKHLTCNVMDAFKSCVTVLKAYEAIEKGAKVVFTPEDFTVA, from the coding sequence ATGAACGCCACTCCCCTTTCTTCTGAGCCATCCGGTCTTTCCCGTTTCATGGACCGGCGCGGCTTCATCCGCACCAGCGCCGCCGCAGCCGGCGGTGGCCTCCTGCTGGCCACCAGCAAGAGCGCCATGGCCCAGGCCAGCGCTGCCGGTCGCAAAATCAAATGCGCCCTCGTGGGCTGTGGCGCCCAGGGCGACGCCCTGCGCACCGCCTCCAAGACCGTCGACGGCATCCACTGGGTGGCCGTGGCGGACATCTGGAAGTACAACCGCACTCCGATGGCCCGCCGCATGGCCCTGGAGAACAAGCATCAGGTCGAAGGCGCGGTGAACGAGTACGAAACCATCGAGGAACTCCTGGACAAGGAGACCTCCATCGAGGCCGTCTTCGTCGCCACCCCGGACTTCCTGCACGCCCCCTTCTCCCGTCTTGCCCTCGAGAAAGGCAAGTCCGTGTACTGCGAGAAGATGATGTCCAACACCATCGAAGGTGCTCGCGACATGGTGAAAGCCGGTCGTGAGAACAAAGGCATCTTCCAGATTGGCCACCAGCGCCACAGCAACCCGCGCTACATCAACCTGCGTGACAATGTCATCCGCAAGAATGAGCTGCTCGGCCGGGTAACGCACTGCTACGGCCAGTGGAACCGCGGCGTCTCCGCCTCTGTGCCCCTCGGCGTGCCGAAGAATCAGGACATCCCGCAGGAGATGCTGAGCAAGTACGGCTACGTGGACATGCTCCAGTTCCGCAACTGGCGCTTCTTCAAGCAGTACGGCGCCGGCCCCCTCTCCGACCTCGGTGCCCACCAGATTGACATGTTCAACTGGATGTATGACGCCACCCCGGTGTCCATCATCGCCACGGGCGGTGTGGACTACTACGATGGCTCCACGGGTGAAGACGGCCAGCCGAAGGCCAAATTCGAGCTGCCGGACAACGTGATGTGCCTGTATGAGTTCAAGCTCCCCTCCGGCACCATGCGCGCCTACTACCAGGTGCTCACCACCACCGGTTCCCAGGGCTTTTATGAGAAGCACATGGGCGTGAAGGGCTCCGCGATCATTTCCGAGGCTGCCATGTACAACCAGGTGTACGCCGAGCCCGGCAACGACTGGACGAAGTTCAGCGAAGGTCCGAAGCCCTTCATCGCGAAAGCGCAGGACAAGATCAAAAACAAGTTCTGGGAGCAGAGCCGCAACTGGGAAAAGCCCAAGCCCCCGTCCTATACCAAGGTGTCCGCCGCAGACGTCCGCGAGAGCAAGGCGCTGGACCAGTGGGAGCTCAACGTGACGCTCGACGAGCGCCCGCACGCTCCGCACATCCGGAACTTCATCGAGTCCGTGCAGACAAACGACCCGAAGCACCTGACTTGTAATGTGATGGATGCCTTCAAGTCCTGCGTGACCGTGCTGAAGGCGTACGAAGCCATCGAAAAGGGCGCCAAGGTCGTGTTCACCCCCGAAGACTTCACTGTGGCCTGA